A window from Leptospira meyeri encodes these proteins:
- a CDS encoding flagellin, which yields MIINHNMSAIQSHRALKFTQWDVDKTMRNLSTGQRINLAGDDASGLAVSEKLRTQIRGLRQAERNTEDGLSFIQTAEGFLDQSAEIIQRIRTLAIQTSNGIYTPEDRQLVQVEVSALVDEIDRIASQAEFNKMKLFEGDFARKSTKASMWFHMGANAKQRERFYIGTMTSKALKMSEGANKIALSTPGKADEAIAKADFALNKIMKQRADMGAYQNRLESTAKGLMGAYENMQASESRIRDADMAEEMVALTTKQILVQSGTAMLAQASLRPNSVLRLLNNT from the coding sequence ATGATTATCAATCACAACATGAGTGCGATTCAATCACATCGTGCTCTCAAGTTTACACAATGGGATGTAGATAAGACCATGAGGAACCTCTCCACTGGGCAAAGGATTAACCTTGCCGGTGATGATGCTTCTGGTCTTGCTGTTTCGGAAAAACTACGGACACAAATTCGTGGTTTACGTCAGGCCGAAAGGAATACGGAAGATGGACTTAGTTTCATCCAGACTGCAGAGGGTTTTCTCGACCAGTCGGCTGAAATCATCCAACGAATCCGGACCTTAGCGATCCAGACTTCGAACGGAATCTACACACCGGAGGACAGGCAGCTCGTGCAGGTAGAAGTATCTGCGCTGGTGGATGAGATCGATCGAATTGCTTCACAAGCAGAGTTCAATAAAATGAAACTGTTTGAAGGAGACTTCGCTCGAAAGTCAACGAAAGCATCGATGTGGTTTCACATGGGAGCAAACGCAAAGCAAAGAGAGCGTTTCTACATTGGGACTATGACTTCGAAAGCTCTAAAGATGTCAGAAGGTGCAAATAAAATTGCTCTTTCTACACCTGGAAAAGCAGATGAAGCGATTGCTAAAGCGGACTTCGCCTTGAACAAGATCATGAAGCAGAGAGCAGATATGGGAGCTTATCAAAATAGGCTCGAAAGTACTGCAAAAGGCCTCATGGGTGCATACGAAAATATGCAAGCATCCGAATCAAGGATTAGGGACGCAGATATGGCGGAAGAAATGGTAGCGCTCACGACGAAACAAATTCTCGTGCAAAGCGGTACGGCAATGTTAGCGCAAGCCAGTCTTCGGCCAAATTCTGTATTACGACTTTTGAATAACACTTAA
- a CDS encoding LIC_10740 family protein — MNTHLQKIKESLRSLKEIIKDLIIRFYKIGTGETKLTRDFIFLFASWFSLLIFFSFFILAEQNPFRLLIPFQLYSYPSLDHREPVVIYISNGEGEQIPIHRKVLKREEPGDFIYQIVGEVGSPPYFDSVEALAKDGKLFSPKKLLDIRFALKQSWFLNQGNKLVIDWNVEILQDVMEKYRLPRTKSEETNDSEEENPNAPVDTITYYSAGTETGPKESEEVVNKRRILAMESTIRALNATLFENFKDLKTIEHQFSGETNPVYHWETLSPQASRP; from the coding sequence ATGAATACGCATCTTCAAAAGATTAAAGAATCCCTTCGTTCTCTAAAAGAAATCATAAAAGACCTAATCATTCGGTTTTACAAAATCGGAACAGGGGAAACCAAACTCACTAGGGACTTTATCTTTTTATTTGCCTCTTGGTTTTCTCTTCTGATTTTTTTTAGTTTTTTTATTTTAGCTGAACAAAATCCGTTTCGATTGTTAATCCCATTTCAACTCTACTCTTATCCATCTTTAGATCATAGGGAACCTGTTGTGATCTATATTTCCAATGGAGAAGGGGAACAAATTCCCATCCACAGAAAGGTATTGAAAAGAGAAGAACCGGGCGATTTTATTTATCAAATCGTGGGCGAAGTGGGATCACCACCTTACTTTGATTCTGTGGAAGCTTTGGCAAAAGATGGAAAACTATTTTCACCCAAAAAACTTTTGGACATTCGTTTTGCTTTAAAACAGTCCTGGTTTCTGAATCAAGGGAATAAACTAGTCATCGATTGGAACGTAGAAATTTTACAAGATGTGATGGAAAAATACAGACTTCCTCGCACCAAATCCGAAGAAACTAACGATTCCGAAGAGGAAAATCCAAATGCTCCAGTAGATACAATTACCTATTACTCTGCTGGGACAGAAACTGGTCCTAAGGAATCGGAAGAGGTAGTGAACAAACGTAGGATCCTTGCAATGGAGTCCACAATACGTGCGTTAAATGCTACTCTCTTTGAAAACTTTAAAGACTTAAAAACAATCGAACATCAATTTTCAGGGGAAACAAATCCTGTTTACCACTGGGAAACTTTATCACCGCAGGCAAGTCGCCCTTAA
- a CDS encoding NAD(P)H-dependent oxidoreductase produces MPKILILLVHPTLEKSKANQLLLDSLPVSENITLHDLYEEYPNFSINVKAEQNLIANHQIIIFQHPLYWYSCPPLMKLWMDQVLEDGWAYGTGGFHLSGKKWIQVITTGGSRDAYSKVGFHGYETEEFLLPFRRTAELCKMDYLSPFLVQGTFQLTELDLQKESNRYSMFINQLLGVANE; encoded by the coding sequence ATGCCCAAAATCCTGATTTTGCTTGTCCATCCCACTCTTGAGAAGTCCAAAGCCAATCAACTCCTTTTGGATTCACTACCAGTATCAGAAAATATCACCTTACATGATTTATATGAAGAATATCCAAATTTTTCCATTAACGTTAAGGCGGAACAAAATCTAATAGCAAACCATCAAATTATCATTTTTCAACATCCTTTGTATTGGTACAGTTGTCCACCTTTGATGAAATTATGGATGGATCAGGTCCTTGAGGATGGTTGGGCCTACGGAACGGGTGGTTTTCATTTGTCTGGAAAAAAATGGATACAAGTCATTACCACCGGCGGGTCTAGAGATGCATATTCGAAGGTTGGATTCCACGGTTATGAAACAGAAGAATTTCTTTTACCCTTTCGCAGAACGGCTGAACTTTGTAAAATGGATTATTTATCTCCTTTTTTAGTCCAAGGAACTTTTCAACTAACTGAGTTGGATTTGCAAAAAGAATCCAACCGGTATTCCATGTTCATTAATCAATTGTTAGGTGTAGCCAATGAATGA
- a CDS encoding flagellin, producing the protein MIINHNLAAINSHRVLKFQNEEVSKNMEKLSSGMRINRAGDDASGLAVSEKMRTQVNGLRQAERNTEDGMSLIQTTEGFLQESNDIIQRIRTLAIQSSNGIYTDEDRQMIQVEVSQLIDEVDRIASQAEFNKMNLLQGDFARGSRATSMWFHLGPNMHQRERVFIATMTARALNLKGQSGDLLSLSTADKSNDAIGTLDAALTRISKQRANLGAYFNRLEHAAKGLMNAYENTQASESRIRDADMAEETVAFTKNQILVQSGTAMLAQANVRPQGVLSLLR; encoded by the coding sequence ATGATCATAAACCACAATTTAGCCGCGATCAACTCACATCGCGTCCTCAAGTTCCAAAACGAGGAAGTCTCCAAAAATATGGAGAAACTATCCTCAGGTATGCGAATCAACCGAGCAGGTGATGATGCATCCGGCCTTGCCGTTTCGGAAAAAATGAGAACGCAGGTGAATGGTCTTAGACAAGCAGAGAGAAATACCGAAGACGGTATGAGCCTAATCCAAACAACGGAAGGGTTTTTGCAAGAATCGAATGATATCATTCAAAGAATTCGAACTCTTGCAATTCAGTCGTCTAATGGTATTTATACTGATGAAGATAGACAAATGATCCAAGTTGAAGTTTCACAACTTATCGACGAAGTGGACAGAATTGCTTCACAAGCAGAATTCAATAAAATGAATTTGCTTCAAGGTGATTTTGCTCGTGGATCTAGAGCAACTTCCATGTGGTTCCATTTAGGACCAAACATGCACCAAAGAGAAAGAGTGTTTATTGCAACAATGACTGCACGTGCACTTAATCTTAAAGGTCAAAGTGGAGATCTCTTGTCTTTGTCAACAGCTGACAAGTCAAACGATGCGATCGGAACTTTGGATGCTGCGTTAACACGCATTAGCAAACAAAGAGCAAACTTAGGTGCCTACTTTAACCGTCTTGAGCATGCTGCAAAAGGGCTCATGAACGCTTATGAGAATACCCAAGCTTCCGAGTCTAGGATCCGTGATGCGGATATGGCAGAAGAAACTGTGGCTTTCACAAAGAACCAGATTTTAGTTCAATCTGGAACTGCTATGTTAGCTCAGGCGAATGTTCGTCCACAAGGAGTTCTTTCTCTCCTTCGTTAA
- a CDS encoding adenylate/guanylate cyclase domain-containing protein — MKWIYFFLGDPRKHSLEHRLFNTVSLVTGILNLAVALGVIRLENSLVLVALNFGSGILMFAMYYLSRVKSIYFSLYWPFHLTILFYLSAMWLYSGGSLGGNHYFLIPAFVIALFLIRNQNVYVVYSIYILLPVTLYVVEFFHKEWVTSYGTNSDLYLDAGSKFIFVQILIGILVFILRRNLNIERKKSETLLLNILPESVAVELKKEGRVIPRSYEFASVLFCDITGFTKNATKMNAEELVAELDTIFREFDRLCKEYRLEKIKTIGDSYMAVGGVPNVNRTNVVDSVLCGLAFQSYMAEQKEVHSLRGRDFWEVRLGIHLGPLVAGVVGTEKFVYDVWGDTVKTASRLESFGMACELNISFEVYEEVKLYFDCEPHGCVSMKGETDIPLYIVKGFLPEFADGLSSKVPNDLFKRLYESGALFTHNEEIE, encoded by the coding sequence ATGAAATGGATATACTTCTTCCTCGGAGATCCCAGAAAACATTCTCTCGAACATAGGTTGTTTAATACAGTTTCCTTGGTTACTGGGATTCTTAATTTGGCAGTCGCTTTGGGAGTGATTCGCTTAGAAAATTCTTTGGTTCTTGTCGCATTGAATTTTGGATCAGGGATACTGATGTTTGCTATGTATTATTTGAGCAGAGTCAAAAGTATTTATTTTTCTTTGTACTGGCCTTTTCATTTAACAATCCTCTTTTATTTATCTGCTATGTGGTTGTACAGTGGTGGGTCTTTGGGAGGAAACCACTATTTCCTAATACCTGCATTTGTGATCGCTCTTTTTCTGATTAGAAATCAGAATGTATATGTCGTTTATTCAATTTATATTTTGTTGCCAGTGACTTTGTATGTTGTTGAGTTTTTTCATAAGGAATGGGTGACAAGTTATGGAACTAATTCCGATCTGTATTTGGATGCAGGTAGTAAATTTATATTTGTGCAAATCCTTATCGGGATATTGGTTTTTATTTTGAGGAGAAACTTAAATATAGAAAGAAAAAAATCTGAAACACTACTTTTAAATATTTTACCTGAGTCCGTTGCCGTTGAATTAAAAAAAGAAGGTCGTGTGATTCCTAGGTCATATGAATTTGCTTCTGTGTTATTTTGTGATATCACAGGGTTCACAAAAAATGCAACGAAAATGAATGCAGAAGAACTCGTTGCTGAATTAGATACAATCTTTCGTGAGTTTGATCGTCTATGTAAAGAATATCGATTGGAAAAAATAAAGACCATTGGGGACAGTTATATGGCAGTAGGTGGAGTCCCAAACGTAAACAGAACCAATGTCGTTGATTCTGTGCTATGTGGTTTAGCATTTCAATCTTATATGGCTGAACAAAAAGAAGTTCATTCTTTAAGGGGGCGAGATTTTTGGGAGGTTCGTTTGGGGATCCATTTAGGGCCTCTTGTTGCCGGTGTGGTGGGTACAGAAAAATTCGTTTATGATGTTTGGGGGGATACGGTCAAAACTGCCAGTCGTTTGGAAAGTTTTGGGATGGCTTGCGAGTTAAATATTTCTTTCGAAGTGTATGAAGAGGTAAAATTATATTTTGATTGTGAACCTCATGGTTGCGTTTCTATGAAAGGGGAAACAGATATACCTTTGTATATAGTAAAAGGTTTTTTACCTGAATTTGCAGATGGACTAAGTTCGAAAGTTCCCAATGATCTTTTTAAACGCCTCTATGAATCCGGGGCTTTATTCACCCATAACGAGGAAATTGAATAA
- a CDS encoding peptidylprolyl isomerase: protein MSTLRAIIKTNKGEIRIDLFPDKTPNTVANFVNLAQRNFYNGLKFHRVIADFMIQGGCPQGTGTGGPGYKFRDEFDSSLKHNKPGILSMANAGPGTNGSQFFITHVPTPWLDGKHSVFGAVVDDTDQKVVNAIQQGDVMESVTIEGDPSSVLAVAKPFLDEWNQILDSKK, encoded by the coding sequence ATGAGCACACTGAGAGCAATTATCAAAACAAATAAAGGCGAAATTCGCATTGATTTGTTTCCAGACAAAACACCAAATACCGTAGCCAACTTCGTAAACCTAGCCCAAAGGAATTTTTACAACGGACTTAAATTCCACCGAGTCATTGCAGATTTTATGATCCAAGGTGGCTGCCCCCAAGGAACAGGAACTGGGGGACCGGGATATAAATTCAGAGATGAGTTCGATTCTAGTCTAAAACACAACAAACCAGGAATCCTTTCTATGGCCAATGCGGGTCCAGGCACAAATGGCAGCCAATTTTTTATCACTCATGTTCCGACACCTTGGCTGGATGGAAAACATTCTGTGTTTGGCGCAGTTGTGGATGATACAGACCAAAAAGTGGTCAATGCAATCCAACAAGGTGATGTGATGGAGTCTGTGACCATAGAAGGAGACCCAAGTTCGGTTCTTGCGGTCGCAAAACCATTTTTGGATGAGTGGAACCAAATTCTAGATTCTAAAAAATAA
- a CDS encoding monovalent cation:proton antiporter-2 (CPA2) family protein, protein MNEVSFFIQALIYLTSAIIVVPIANRLGLGSVLGYLIAGIVIGPFVFGFVGTEGKDMLHFAEFGVVMMLFAIGLELELDLLWKLKIWLLGLGGLQIFITTALTAMFCYGFGFFWKASLALGLIMSLSSTAIVLQTLKEKGLMKTLSGQAAFSVLLFQDMAVIPILAIFPMLSETDEVTSSQHHSLIEHLPGYAKTLVVLSVVIGIILVGKYLLKPVFRILAKSGSREIFTGASLLLVIAISLLMGAIGVSAALGTFLGGVVLASSEFRHELESNIEPFKGLLLGLFFLSVGASMEIPVVMESPTKVIGIVFGIIFLKALVLFFLGFVFRLPLDQNLYFSLALSQVGEFSFVLFGYSEGLGILDQQTIVILVACVAVSMALTPVLLLLYEKTIFGFLESKIPKKQTEQDIHKQENPVIICGFGRFGNMLGRFLRSNGVPITILDFDADRVEMLGRFGFKVYFGDATRLELLESAGLEHAKILVAALDNPEKQSELIRNVSQHYPKIKIVARAGDREEAYDLKEMGVSYIYRETRETAVQMGKDVLKLLGTRAHTAEKAKNLFLKHDDETFHELFELRQDRVQYMSLAKQRNAELERLMLVDLGKEDELERDPWSEMER, encoded by the coding sequence ATGAATGAAGTCAGTTTTTTTATCCAAGCTTTGATCTATCTGACGAGTGCGATCATTGTGGTTCCGATTGCTAACCGACTGGGTCTTGGTTCCGTACTTGGTTATTTAATTGCTGGTATTGTGATTGGTCCTTTCGTTTTCGGTTTTGTAGGGACAGAAGGTAAGGACATGTTGCACTTTGCCGAATTCGGTGTAGTGATGATGCTTTTTGCCATCGGTTTGGAATTAGAATTAGACCTTCTTTGGAAATTAAAAATTTGGTTACTTGGGCTTGGTGGATTACAAATCTTCATCACTACCGCATTAACCGCAATGTTTTGTTATGGATTCGGTTTTTTTTGGAAAGCCTCGCTTGCGCTCGGTCTTATCATGTCTTTATCTTCAACGGCCATAGTTTTGCAAACATTGAAAGAAAAAGGCCTAATGAAAACACTTTCCGGCCAAGCCGCATTTTCAGTTTTGCTCTTTCAGGATATGGCTGTCATTCCTATACTTGCCATTTTTCCTATGTTAAGTGAAACTGATGAGGTAACATCATCGCAACACCATTCCTTAATCGAACATTTACCTGGGTATGCAAAAACTTTGGTTGTACTTTCTGTAGTGATTGGAATCATTTTAGTTGGCAAATACCTGTTAAAACCTGTATTTCGAATTTTAGCAAAATCCGGAAGTCGTGAGATTTTTACCGGAGCCAGTTTACTTTTAGTAATCGCCATTTCTCTGTTAATGGGTGCGATTGGTGTGTCGGCAGCTCTTGGAACTTTCCTTGGCGGTGTAGTTCTTGCGAGTAGCGAATTTCGTCATGAGTTAGAAAGTAATATCGAACCTTTTAAGGGGCTTTTGCTTGGTTTATTTTTTCTAAGTGTGGGTGCTTCTATGGAAATTCCAGTGGTGATGGAAAGTCCTACGAAAGTTATCGGAATTGTATTTGGTATCATTTTTCTGAAAGCATTGGTTTTATTTTTCCTTGGGTTCGTTTTTCGTCTTCCTTTGGACCAAAATCTATATTTTTCTTTGGCACTTTCCCAAGTGGGTGAATTTTCTTTTGTTTTGTTTGGGTATTCGGAAGGACTTGGGATTTTAGATCAACAAACTATAGTCATATTGGTTGCTTGTGTTGCTGTGAGTATGGCACTCACTCCCGTACTTCTTTTGTTATATGAAAAAACGATATTTGGATTTTTAGAATCAAAAATTCCCAAAAAACAAACAGAACAAGACATTCATAAACAAGAAAACCCGGTCATCATCTGTGGCTTTGGTCGGTTTGGAAATATGCTTGGACGTTTCCTTCGTTCCAATGGAGTTCCCATTACCATTTTAGATTTTGATGCAGACCGGGTGGAGATGCTTGGTCGATTTGGATTTAAAGTGTATTTCGGGGATGCTACAAGGTTGGAGTTACTCGAATCGGCAGGATTAGAACATGCAAAGATTCTTGTAGCGGCTTTGGATAATCCAGAAAAACAATCGGAACTCATTCGTAATGTAAGCCAACACTATCCAAAAATCAAAATTGTGGCAAGAGCTGGAGATCGAGAAGAAGCTTATGATTTAAAGGAAATGGGAGTTTCTTATATTTATCGAGAGACAAGAGAAACCGCAGTTCAAATGGGTAAAGATGTATTAAAGTTACTTGGGACTAGGGCTCATACAGCCGAAAAAGCAAAAAATTTATTTTTGAAACACGATGATGAAACGTTCCATGAACTTTTTGAATTAAGACAGGATAGAGTCCAATACATGAGTTTAGCAAAACAAAGAAATGCGGAATTAGAGCGTTTGATGTTAGTGGACTTGGGGAAGGAAGATGAATTGGAACGGGATCCTTGGAGCGAAATGGAAAGGTAA